Proteins from a genomic interval of Stenotrophomonas sp. WZN-1:
- the amt gene encoding ammonium transporter yields the protein MKMRLLTGWQARFHLVCLLMLLSALAAGAWPGSAHAQVQVSPLPSESVAVEPLQDPAAAAAAPAVAEAAAAYDRGDVAWMLTSTLLVLLMVVPGLALFYGGLVRSKNVLSVLSQILVVFSLVLLLWVSYGYSAVFSAGNPFFGSFTEFAFLKGFTPDSVGNTPIKGLPDYLFVAFQSTFAGITTALIVGAFAERIKFRAVLLFSALWFTLSYIPMAHIVWGGGYLGELGAIDFAGGTVVHINAGVAGLVAAWFVGKRLGYGQTALKPHNVPFTYIGAMLLWVGWFGFNAGSAAAADTVASLAFLNTVLATAAAVLGWTLVEAIGKGKPSALGAASGAVAGLVGITPACGTVGPLGAIIIGFVAGVVCVWGVTGLKRMLKVDDTADVFGVHGVGGIVGAILTGVFSAQSLGGTKPDLDIAHQVWVQVISVGLTVVWSAVVTTLILLVVRSVVGLRVTEEAERTGLDVTSHGESAYEA from the coding sequence ATGAAGATGCGCCTTCTCACCGGGTGGCAAGCCCGGTTCCATCTGGTGTGCCTGTTGATGCTGCTCAGCGCGCTGGCCGCCGGTGCCTGGCCGGGCAGTGCCCACGCCCAGGTGCAGGTGTCACCGCTGCCCAGCGAAAGTGTGGCGGTCGAGCCGCTGCAGGATCCTGCAGCGGCCGCCGCTGCGCCGGCCGTGGCCGAAGCGGCCGCCGCCTATGACCGCGGCGACGTGGCGTGGATGCTCACCTCCACCCTGCTGGTGCTGTTGATGGTGGTGCCGGGGCTGGCGTTGTTCTACGGCGGCCTGGTGCGTTCGAAGAACGTGCTGTCGGTGCTCAGCCAGATCCTGGTGGTGTTCTCGCTGGTGCTGCTGCTGTGGGTGTCCTATGGCTACAGCGCGGTGTTCAGCGCCGGCAATCCGTTCTTCGGCTCGTTCACCGAATTCGCCTTCCTCAAGGGCTTCACCCCCGACTCGGTCGGCAACACGCCGATCAAGGGCCTGCCGGATTACCTGTTCGTCGCCTTCCAGTCGACTTTCGCCGGCATCACCACTGCGCTGATCGTCGGCGCGTTCGCCGAGCGCATCAAGTTCCGTGCGGTGCTGCTGTTCTCGGCGCTGTGGTTCACTCTCAGCTACATCCCGATGGCGCACATCGTCTGGGGCGGCGGCTATCTGGGTGAACTGGGCGCGATCGATTTCGCCGGTGGCACCGTGGTCCACATCAATGCGGGCGTGGCTGGCCTGGTGGCCGCATGGTTCGTCGGCAAGCGCCTGGGCTATGGCCAGACCGCGCTGAAGCCGCACAACGTGCCGTTCACCTACATCGGCGCGATGCTGCTGTGGGTGGGCTGGTTCGGCTTCAACGCGGGCTCCGCCGCCGCCGCCGATACCGTCGCCTCGCTGGCCTTCCTCAACACCGTGCTGGCCACCGCCGCCGCCGTGCTGGGCTGGACGCTGGTGGAAGCCATCGGCAAGGGCAAGCCGTCGGCACTGGGTGCGGCCTCGGGTGCGGTGGCCGGCCTGGTTGGCATCACCCCGGCCTGCGGCACCGTCGGCCCGCTCGGCGCGATCATCATCGGCTTCGTCGCCGGCGTGGTCTGCGTGTGGGGCGTGACGGGCCTCAAGCGCATGCTGAAGGTGGACGACACCGCCGACGTGTTCGGTGTGCATGGTGTCGGCGGCATCGTCGGCGCGATTCTCACCGGTGTGTTCAGTGCACAGTCGCTGGGCGGTACCAAGCCCGATCTGGATATCGCCCATCAGGTGTGGGTGCAGGTGATCAGCGTCGGCCTGACCGTGGTCTGGTCGGCGGTGGTGACCACGCTGATCCTGCTGGTGGTGCGCAGCGTGGTCGGCCTGCGCGTCACCGAGGAAGCAGAGCGTACTGGCCTGGATGTGACTTCGCACGGCGAGTCCGCCTACGAGGCCTGA
- a CDS encoding META domain-containing protein, with translation MKHVLALIVAALLAMPADVAAASTPSTDQLEAHRWQLARATDAQGRRIDALFVRGRPPYTLRFQPGYMSQLNLCNQSSSTYHLQGNRLVLEGGIITTAACIRAEVAEQERVAGTMVNARAEMTLALDARGRLLLRNAHGDVLEFAPVSGTDE, from the coding sequence ATGAAGCACGTCCTCGCCCTCATCGTTGCTGCGCTGCTGGCCATGCCTGCGGATGTGGCCGCTGCCAGCACGCCCAGCACCGATCAGCTCGAGGCACACCGGTGGCAACTGGCGCGCGCCACCGACGCGCAGGGCCGGCGCATCGATGCGTTGTTCGTACGCGGTCGACCGCCCTACACGCTGCGCTTTCAACCCGGCTACATGAGCCAGTTGAACCTGTGCAACCAGTCAAGCAGCACCTATCACCTGCAGGGCAACCGGCTGGTTCTGGAGGGCGGCATCATCACCACGGCCGCCTGCATCCGGGCCGAGGTGGCCGAACAGGAACGTGTCGCCGGCACGATGGTGAATGCGCGCGCAGAGATGACGCTTGCGCTGGATGCGCGTGGCCGCCTGCTGCTGCGCAACGCGCATGGCGATGTGCTGGAGTTCGCGCCGGTATCCGGTACGGACGAATGA
- a CDS encoding undecaprenyl-diphosphate phosphatase — MSDLLSALLLGILEGLTEFLPISSTGHLLIAQHWLGARSDFFNIVIQAGAIVAVVLVFRQRLLQLATGFGQRENREYVFKLGAAFLVTAVVGLVVRKAGWSLPETVSPVAWALIIGGVWMLLVEAYTARLPDRDQVTWTVAIGVGLAQVVAGVFPGTSRSASAIFLAMLLGLSRRAAAAEFVFLVGIPTMFAASAYTFLEMAKAGQLGSENWTDVGVAFLAAAVTGFVVVKWLMGYIKSHRFTAFAIYRIALGAALLLWLPSGS, encoded by the coding sequence ATGTCCGACCTGCTCTCCGCCCTGCTGCTGGGCATCCTCGAAGGCTTGACCGAATTCCTGCCGATCTCCAGCACCGGCCACCTGCTCATCGCCCAGCACTGGCTGGGTGCCCGCTCGGACTTCTTCAACATCGTCATCCAGGCCGGCGCGATCGTGGCGGTGGTACTGGTGTTCCGCCAGCGCCTGCTGCAGCTGGCCACCGGCTTCGGGCAGCGCGAGAACCGCGAGTACGTATTCAAGCTGGGCGCGGCCTTCCTGGTCACCGCGGTGGTTGGCCTGGTAGTGCGCAAGGCCGGCTGGTCGCTGCCGGAGACGGTCAGCCCGGTGGCCTGGGCACTGATCATCGGCGGCGTCTGGATGCTGCTCGTGGAGGCCTACACCGCGCGCCTGCCCGACCGCGACCAGGTGACCTGGACGGTGGCGATCGGCGTGGGCCTGGCACAGGTGGTGGCCGGTGTGTTCCCCGGCACCTCGCGCTCGGCCTCGGCGATCTTCCTGGCCATGCTGCTGGGCCTGAGCCGCCGCGCCGCCGCCGCCGAGTTTGTGTTCCTGGTCGGCATCCCGACCATGTTCGCCGCCAGCGCCTACACCTTCCTGGAAATGGCCAAGGCCGGGCAGCTGGGCAGCGAGAACTGGACCGACGTGGGCGTGGCCTTCCTTGCCGCGGCCGTCACCGGCTTCGTCGTAGTGAAGTGGCTGATGGGCTACATCAAGTCCCACAGGTTCACCGCCTTCGCGATCTACCGCATCGCGCTGGGCGCGGCGCTGCTGCTGTGGTTGCCCTCCGGCAGCTGA
- a CDS encoding MltA domain-containing protein, with translation MTESAFFSKHKHWALLAIVLLAGCATTGTGPEAPAAAKPAAATYAKVDWKTLPAVSDADLQAGFIAWRSSCTRLKNDAVWAKSCATAAAVSDKDPAAIRQFLQRDLEAYALRAGGHQADGLITGYYEPIYPGSLTRTDKATVPVYGTPDDLVVVQLDSLYPELKGKRLRGRVEGKVLKPYDDAGTIAAKGAKAPVLAWLTDPMDLQLLQIQGSGRVRLADGTQVRLAYAEQNGHPYRAIGRWLVDQGQLKKEDVTMDAIRAWARANPARVPELLRSNPSYVFFVRNPDSPEGPRGSLNVPLTAGYSVAVDRTVVPLGSLLWLSTTRPDGTPVVRPVAAQDTGGAIAGEVRADLYWGSGDAVGKLAGDMKQKGNIWMLWPKGMALPN, from the coding sequence ATGACCGAATCCGCCTTCTTCTCCAAGCACAAGCACTGGGCACTGCTCGCCATCGTTCTGCTCGCCGGCTGCGCCACCACGGGTACTGGTCCCGAAGCGCCGGCTGCAGCCAAGCCGGCTGCCGCTACCTACGCCAAGGTCGACTGGAAAACGCTGCCAGCGGTCTCCGATGCCGATCTGCAGGCCGGTTTCATTGCCTGGCGCAGCAGCTGCACCCGCCTGAAGAACGATGCGGTCTGGGCAAAATCCTGCGCCACCGCCGCAGCGGTGTCAGACAAGGACCCGGCCGCGATCCGCCAGTTCCTGCAGCGCGACCTCGAGGCCTATGCGCTGCGTGCCGGCGGCCACCAGGCCGACGGGCTGATTACCGGCTACTACGAACCGATCTACCCCGGCAGCCTCACCCGCACCGACAAGGCGACGGTGCCGGTCTACGGCACGCCGGATGATCTGGTGGTGGTGCAGCTGGACAGCCTCTACCCGGAACTGAAGGGCAAGCGCCTGCGCGGTCGCGTCGAAGGCAAGGTGCTCAAGCCCTATGACGACGCCGGCACCATCGCGGCCAAGGGCGCCAAGGCCCCGGTGCTGGCCTGGCTGACCGATCCGATGGACCTGCAGCTGCTGCAGATCCAGGGGTCGGGCCGGGTACGCCTGGCAGACGGCACGCAGGTGCGGCTGGCCTATGCCGAGCAGAATGGCCACCCGTACCGTGCCATCGGCCGCTGGCTGGTGGACCAGGGCCAGCTGAAGAAGGAAGACGTCACCATGGACGCGATCCGTGCCTGGGCTCGGGCCAACCCCGCGCGCGTGCCGGAGCTGCTGCGCAGCAACCCCAGCTACGTGTTCTTCGTGCGCAATCCGGACAGCCCGGAGGGTCCGCGCGGTTCACTGAACGTGCCGCTCACCGCCGGCTACAGCGTGGCGGTGGATCGCACCGTGGTGCCGCTGGGCAGCCTGCTGTGGTTGTCGACCACGCGCCCGGACGGCACCCCGGTGGTGCGCCCGGTGGCCGCGCAGGACACCGGCGGCGCCATCGCCGGTGAAGTGCGCGCCGACCTGTACTGGGGCAGCGGCGATGCCGTCGGCAAGCTGGCCGGCGACATGAAGCAGAAGGGCAACATCTGGATGCTGTGGCCGAAAGGCATGGCGTTGCCGAACTGA
- a CDS encoding META and DUF4377 domain-containing protein: protein MNRKLTLLLPLALMAACSQTPAPAGNGGDDVAPAAAKAADQQTLAHLDAQRLQSQHWLLQQATGADGKRIDALFAREDKPVTLDFADGRLSVSNTCNRMGGGYTLADGKLSVSAMASTLMACTDKALMALDEAVSSRLQGELKAEQDADGKLTLTNAKGDVLVFNPEPTAETRYGGAGETVFLEVAAKTEKCSHPLIPDYQCLQVREVKFDDKGLKQGEPGKFENFYGNIEGYTHEDGVRNVVRVKRYEVKNPPADAPSQAYVLDMVVESAIEK, encoded by the coding sequence ATGAACCGCAAGCTCACCCTGCTCCTCCCGCTGGCCCTGATGGCCGCCTGCAGCCAGACCCCGGCCCCGGCCGGCAACGGCGGCGACGACGTGGCCCCGGCCGCGGCCAAGGCAGCAGACCAGCAGACGCTGGCGCACCTGGATGCGCAGCGCCTGCAGAGCCAGCACTGGCTGCTGCAGCAGGCCACCGGTGCCGACGGCAAGCGCATCGACGCGCTGTTCGCCCGCGAAGACAAGCCGGTCACCCTGGACTTCGCGGATGGCCGCCTGTCGGTCAGCAACACCTGCAACCGCATGGGTGGCGGCTACACGCTGGCCGACGGCAAGCTGAGCGTGTCGGCGATGGCCTCGACCCTGATGGCCTGCACCGACAAGGCGCTGATGGCGCTGGACGAGGCCGTGTCGAGCCGCCTGCAGGGCGAGCTGAAGGCCGAGCAGGATGCCGATGGCAAGCTGACCCTGACCAACGCCAAGGGCGACGTGCTGGTGTTCAACCCGGAGCCGACCGCTGAAACCCGCTACGGCGGCGCCGGCGAAACCGTGTTCCTGGAAGTGGCCGCCAAGACCGAGAAGTGCTCGCACCCGCTGATCCCGGACTACCAGTGCCTGCAGGTGCGCGAAGTGAAGTTCGACGACAAGGGCCTGAAGCAGGGTGAGCCGGGCAAGTTCGAGAACTTCTACGGCAACATCGAGGGCTACACCCACGAAGACGGCGTACGCAACGTGGTGCGCGTGAAGCGCTACGAAGTGAAGAACCCGCCGGCCGATGCGCCGTCGCAGGCGTACGTGCTGGACATGGTGGTCGAGTCGGCCATCGAGAAGTGA
- a CDS encoding P-II family nitrogen regulator produces MKLISAIIRPFKLDEVREALSDAGVSGITVTEVKGFGRQKGHTELYRGAEYVVDFLPKIKIETVVTDERADAVIEAIQSSAGTGKIGDGKIFVTAVEQVIRIRTGEIGADAL; encoded by the coding sequence ATGAAACTGATCTCCGCCATCATCCGACCGTTCAAGCTCGACGAGGTCCGCGAGGCCCTGTCCGACGCAGGCGTGTCGGGCATCACCGTGACCGAAGTGAAAGGCTTCGGTCGCCAGAAGGGCCACACCGAGCTGTATCGCGGCGCCGAGTACGTCGTCGATTTCCTGCCCAAGATCAAGATCGAAACCGTGGTCACCGACGAGCGTGCCGACGCGGTGATCGAAGCGATCCAGTCGTCGGCAGGCACCGGCAAGATCGGTGACGGCAAGATCTTCGTCACCGCCGTCGAACAGGTCATCCGCATCCGCACCGGCGAAATCGGTGCCGACGCGCTGTAA
- a CDS encoding YbhB/YbcL family Raf kinase inhibitor-like protein: MQLSSHSLTNGAPIDREFAAGDAAGFAPDRNPHLAWSDVPEGTRSFLLVCVDPDVPTVPETVGRTDMSVPRDQPRCDFVHWVMADIPASVQEIAAGSCSDGFVVKGRATPAGPAGSRQGLNDFTGWFAGNPDMAGDYLGYDGPYPPFNDERVHRYFFRVFALDVASLRLPARFTAADAYRAMHGHVLAEAALHGTYTLNPALG, encoded by the coding sequence ATGCAACTGAGCAGCCACAGCCTGACCAACGGTGCACCTATTGACCGCGAATTCGCCGCCGGCGATGCCGCGGGCTTCGCACCGGACCGCAATCCGCACCTGGCCTGGAGCGACGTGCCGGAGGGCACCCGTTCGTTCCTGCTGGTGTGCGTCGATCCGGACGTGCCGACCGTGCCGGAAACGGTTGGCCGCACCGACATGAGCGTGCCGCGCGACCAGCCGCGCTGTGATTTCGTGCACTGGGTGATGGCCGATATTCCGGCCTCGGTGCAGGAGATTGCCGCTGGCAGCTGCAGCGATGGCTTCGTGGTGAAGGGCCGGGCCACCCCGGCCGGCCCGGCCGGCAGCCGCCAGGGCCTGAACGACTTCACCGGCTGGTTTGCCGGCAACCCGGACATGGCCGGCGACTACCTGGGCTACGACGGCCCGTACCCGCCGTTCAACGACGAGCGCGTGCACCGCTATTTCTTCCGTGTGTTCGCGCTGGACGTGGCCTCGCTGCGGCTGCCGGCACGCTTCACCGCTGCCGACGCCTACCGCGCCATGCACGGCCACGTGCTGGCCGAAGCCGCGCTGCATGGCACCTACACGTTGAACCCGGCGCTGGGCTGA
- a CDS encoding histidine phosphatase family protein, whose amino-acid sequence MLVIVRHAQSMANAGFATADPESIALTAAGEEQARALAMTWSAAPDRIFTSPFLRARQTSQPLAERFKMVVAPLGVHEFTYLSPERCVGTSAADRKKWVEDYWSRCDPNYVDGPGAESFAQLVARAARALRILKSYSAHEQVVVFSHGQLMQAMRWICGSKAPSVVNAAAMGAFRKLDLDQPIAHCQRVSFE is encoded by the coding sequence ATGCTAGTGATAGTTAGGCATGCGCAAAGCATGGCTAATGCGGGATTTGCAACCGCCGATCCCGAATCCATTGCCCTTACTGCCGCAGGGGAGGAGCAGGCTCGCGCATTGGCAATGACCTGGTCGGCTGCGCCTGACCGCATCTTTACCTCACCATTCCTCCGGGCTAGACAGACATCACAACCACTCGCCGAACGCTTCAAGATGGTCGTTGCGCCCCTGGGGGTCCACGAGTTCACTTATCTGTCGCCTGAGCGGTGCGTGGGCACCTCGGCAGCAGACCGCAAGAAGTGGGTAGAGGACTACTGGTCCCGTTGCGATCCAAACTATGTGGATGGACCTGGTGCCGAGTCATTTGCCCAGCTAGTTGCCCGCGCTGCGCGAGCGCTGCGCATTCTTAAATCCTATTCCGCGCATGAGCAGGTGGTCGTGTTTAGCCACGGCCAATTGATGCAGGCGATGCGCTGGATTTGCGGGAGCAAGGCTCCCTCAGTGGTGAACGCTGCAGCGATGGGCGCATTTCGAAAGCTGGATTTGGATCAGCCTATAGCCCATTGCCAGAGGGTATCTTTCGAATAG
- a CDS encoding N-acetylmuramoyl-L-alanine amidase, with protein MHPTRTALMLSACLLLAACASTPQETRNPLATWVPSPNQNARTPVIIVIHHTEQKSVQQSLRTLRTANSGGPVSAHYLIGADGHRYQLVADERRAWHAGAGRWGTITDLNSASIGIELDNDGRSPFSAAQIESLIVLLRDLTTRLNIPPRQVIGHADLAPTRKQDPSRFFPWQQLAEAGFGVWPRAADGAAPEGFDAWNALARFGYPLDNRDATVAAFHRRFRGRDDLPKTLDAEDARILHSLLLQMP; from the coding sequence ATGCACCCGACCCGCACCGCCCTGATGCTCTCGGCCTGCCTGCTGCTGGCCGCCTGCGCCTCTACGCCGCAGGAAACCCGCAACCCGCTCGCCACCTGGGTGCCGTCACCCAACCAGAACGCGCGCACGCCGGTCATCATCGTCATTCACCACACCGAGCAGAAATCGGTGCAGCAGAGCCTGCGTACGCTGCGCACCGCCAACAGCGGTGGGCCGGTCAGTGCGCACTACCTGATCGGTGCCGATGGCCATCGCTACCAGCTGGTCGCCGATGAGCGCCGTGCCTGGCACGCCGGCGCCGGGCGCTGGGGCACCATCACCGATCTCAACTCGGCCTCGATCGGCATCGAGCTCGACAACGATGGCCGCAGTCCGTTCAGTGCGGCGCAGATCGAATCGCTGATCGTGCTGCTGCGCGATCTCACCACCCGCCTGAACATTCCGCCGCGCCAGGTGATCGGCCACGCCGACCTGGCGCCGACGCGCAAGCAGGACCCGAGCCGGTTCTTCCCGTGGCAACAGCTGGCCGAGGCCGGTTTCGGCGTCTGGCCGCGCGCGGCCGACGGGGCTGCGCCGGAAGGCTTCGACGCGTGGAATGCGCTGGCCCGCTTCGGCTATCCGCTGGACAACCGCGACGCCACCGTCGCTGCCTTCCACCGCCGTTTCCGTGGCCGCGACGACCTGCCGAAGACGCTGGATGCCGAGGATGCCCGCATCCTGCACTCACTTCTGCTGCAGATGCCCTGA
- the glnA gene encoding type I glutamate--ammonia ligase, with the protein MSVENVEKLIKDNQIEFVDLRFVDMRGVEQHVTFPVSIVEPSLFEEGKMFDGSSIAGWKGIAESDMVLLPDTASAYVDPFYADPTIVISCDILDPATMQPYGRCPRGIAKRAEAYLKSSGIAETAFFGPEPEFFIFDSVRFANEMGHTFFQVDSEEAAWNSGAKYDGANSGYRPGVKGGYFPVPPTDTLHDLRAEMCKTLEQVGIEVEVQHHEVATAGQCEIGTKFSTLVQKADELLRMKYVIKNVAHRNGKTVTFMPKPIVGDNGSGMHVHQSLSKGGTNLFSGDGYGGLSQLALWYIGGIFKHAKAINAFANSGTNSYKRLVPGYEAPVMLAYSARNRSASCRIPWVSNPKARRIEMRFPDPIQSGYLTFTALMMAGLDGIKNQIDPGAPSDKDLYDLPPEEEKLIPQVCSSLDQALEALDKDREFLKAGGVMSDDFIDGYIALKMQEVTKFRAATHPLEYQLYYAS; encoded by the coding sequence ATGTCCGTGGAAAACGTAGAAAAGCTGATCAAGGACAACCAGATCGAGTTCGTCGACCTGCGTTTCGTCGACATGCGTGGTGTCGAGCAGCACGTGACCTTCCCGGTCAGCATCGTCGAGCCGTCGCTGTTTGAAGAAGGCAAGATGTTCGATGGCAGCTCGATCGCCGGCTGGAAGGGCATCGCCGAATCGGACATGGTGCTGCTGCCGGATACCGCCAGCGCCTACGTCGACCCGTTCTACGCCGATCCGACCATCGTGATCAGCTGCGACATCCTCGACCCGGCCACCATGCAGCCGTATGGCCGTTGCCCGCGCGGCATCGCCAAGCGCGCCGAGGCCTACCTGAAGTCCTCCGGCATCGCCGAAACCGCGTTCTTCGGCCCGGAGCCGGAATTCTTCATCTTCGACTCGGTCCGCTTCGCCAATGAAATGGGCCACACCTTCTTCCAGGTCGACTCAGAAGAAGCGGCGTGGAACAGCGGCGCCAAGTACGACGGCGCCAACAGCGGCTACCGTCCGGGCGTGAAGGGTGGTTACTTCCCCGTTCCGCCGACCGACACCCTGCACGACCTGCGCGCCGAGATGTGCAAGACCCTGGAACAGGTCGGCATCGAAGTGGAAGTGCAGCACCACGAAGTGGCCACCGCCGGCCAGTGCGAGATCGGCACCAAGTTCAGCACCCTGGTGCAGAAGGCCGATGAACTGCTGCGCATGAAGTACGTGATCAAGAACGTCGCGCACCGCAACGGCAAGACCGTCACCTTCATGCCCAAGCCGATCGTCGGCGACAACGGCAGCGGCATGCACGTGCACCAGTCGCTGTCCAAGGGCGGCACCAACCTGTTCTCCGGTGACGGCTACGGTGGCCTGAGCCAGCTGGCGCTGTGGTACATCGGCGGCATCTTCAAGCACGCCAAGGCCATCAACGCCTTCGCCAACTCGGGCACCAACAGCTACAAGCGCCTGGTGCCGGGCTACGAAGCACCGGTGATGCTGGCCTACTCGGCCCGTAACCGTTCGGCCTCGTGCCGCATTCCGTGGGTGTCCAACCCGAAGGCGCGCCGCATCGAAATGCGCTTCCCGGATCCGATCCAGTCCGGCTACCTCACCTTCACCGCGCTGATGATGGCCGGCCTGGACGGCATCAAGAACCAGATCGACCCGGGCGCACCGAGCGACAAGGACCTGTACGACCTGCCGCCGGAAGAAGAGAAGCTGATCCCGCAGGTCTGCTCTTCGCTGGACCAGGCGCTGGAAGCGCTGGACAAGGACCGCGAGTTTCTGAAGGCCGGCGGCGTGATGAGCGATGACTTCATCGACGGCTACATCGCGCTGAAGATGCAGGAAGTGACCAAGTTCCGCGCGGCCACCCACCCGCTGGAATACCAGCTGTACTACGCCAGCTGA